In a genomic window of Syntrophorhabdales bacterium:
- a CDS encoding rod shape-determining protein, whose product MSFISKLMSMVSSFSTHCAMDLGTANTLIYLKGEGIVLNEPSVVALERDTGRVIAVGREAKEFIGKTPQHISAIRPLKDGVIADFDVAKAMIKYFLNVVKETRKISKPKMVVCVPSGITQVEKKAVVDACFQVGIRDIHLIEEPMAAAIGASLPIELPKGNMVCDIGGGTTEVAIISLSANAYSESLRVAGDEMDEAIVRHLQKKYQVAVGVNAAERIKMEVGSAYPGSASGTTNVVGKDLVNGVPKTIAVTADDVREAIEEPVEAIIDSVKRALEKLPPELVSDLQDSGLVLTGGGALLRGLDKRISERTSLVVHVPEDPLICVVMGSGRALEEIQRYKKVFIN is encoded by the coding sequence ATGAGTTTTATTTCAAAGCTGATGAGCATGGTTTCTTCATTCTCTACACATTGCGCCATGGACCTCGGTACGGCCAACACGCTGATCTACCTCAAGGGAGAAGGTATCGTCCTGAACGAACCGTCTGTCGTCGCGCTCGAGAGGGACACCGGTAGAGTCATTGCCGTGGGGCGGGAGGCAAAGGAGTTCATTGGTAAGACCCCTCAGCACATCAGCGCTATACGGCCGCTGAAAGACGGCGTGATCGCCGACTTCGATGTGGCCAAAGCGATGATAAAGTATTTTCTGAATGTGGTCAAAGAAACCAGGAAGATTTCCAAGCCGAAGATGGTGGTCTGCGTACCGTCCGGAATCACGCAGGTCGAGAAAAAAGCGGTTGTCGATGCCTGTTTCCAGGTAGGCATCCGGGATATTCATCTTATCGAAGAGCCGATGGCGGCTGCGATCGGGGCCAGCCTGCCCATCGAGCTTCCGAAAGGTAACATGGTGTGTGATATCGGGGGTGGCACCACCGAGGTGGCCATCATCAGCCTTTCTGCGAATGCATATAGCGAGTCCCTGCGCGTCGCCGGTGATGAAATGGATGAAGCGATTGTGAGGCACCTCCAGAAAAAGTATCAGGTTGCGGTGGGTGTGAACGCTGCGGAGAGAATCAAAATGGAGGTCGGGTCTGCGTATCCGGGTAGTGCTTCCGGAACGACAAACGTGGTGGGCAAGGACCTTGTCAATGGTGTTCCCAAAACCATAGCGGTTACAGCCGACGACGTGAGGGAAGCTATAGAAGAACCAGTGGAGGCGATCATTGACTCGGTGAAAAGAGCGCTGGAGAAACTTCCCCCGGAGCTGGTGTCAGACCTGCAAGATTCGGGATTGGTCTTGACCGGCGGTGGCGCGCTTCTCAGAGGACTGGATAAGAGGATATCTGAACGCACAAGCCTTGTGGTTCACGTGCCGGAGGACCCCCTGATCTGCGTGGTGATGGGAAGCGGCAGGGCGTTGGAAGAGATACAGAGGTACAAAAAGGTGTTTATTAATTAG
- a CDS encoding GAF domain-containing protein, translating into MSLIDSFTELVFNVYEAFTVALLIKQEENFRCFSSVTFAKSFDRSRSIPIESSLAGWVLKHNEPLIIPNFDKDESTLGYYGSEEGIKSFMAYPLSAQGVIVVDSKKRYVFTDKEKKLLGHFVTMIGKELEREKRLQELEDKNEELSIERRIIRFLLSTDPSGVLLEEILDECLALCRADFAFIGLERNGKLVVVDCAGSQAASLRRKECPVTGTIASMVLQGKKELLLPHASGYLREKPLLSADEDMKAKQFFGFPLLFDEEAFGLTGFATLSDVVLRDSVIGLLRDISSLLSLYFIRTWTKGTLERGRHVDPVTGALLFASFFKSAEAWIEERKDFSLVSVNVPGFHHYNRMLGVEAAERVLRRIAQSVKECLGKAALVTRDGGSHFYAVTRDPHALEPENLARVLNYTIQSAMADSRIEPKGALQIGVVEFPGDGLDLWGLLDRADERGERHSYTNKGAHV; encoded by the coding sequence ATGAGCCTGATAGATAGTTTTACGGAACTTGTTTTTAACGTGTATGAGGCGTTCACTGTAGCCTTGCTCATCAAGCAGGAAGAGAATTTTCGCTGTTTTTCCTCGGTTACTTTTGCGAAAAGTTTTGACCGCAGTCGATCCATCCCCATCGAAAGCTCGCTTGCTGGCTGGGTGCTCAAGCATAATGAGCCTCTCATCATCCCCAACTTTGACAAGGACGAATCGACCCTTGGATACTATGGATCCGAGGAAGGCATAAAATCGTTTATGGCGTACCCCCTGAGCGCCCAGGGGGTCATCGTGGTGGACAGCAAAAAGCGCTACGTCTTCACCGATAAGGAAAAGAAGCTTCTTGGCCATTTCGTGACGATGATAGGAAAGGAACTGGAGAGGGAAAAGAGGTTGCAGGAACTTGAAGACAAGAACGAGGAACTTTCCATCGAGCGCAGGATTATCCGGTTCCTTCTGTCAACTGATCCTTCGGGAGTACTGCTCGAAGAGATACTGGACGAATGCCTCGCGCTGTGCCGTGCGGATTTCGCCTTTATCGGCCTGGAACGGAACGGCAAACTTGTGGTTGTCGACTGCGCAGGGAGTCAAGCCGCGAGCCTCCGGCGAAAGGAATGCCCGGTGACAGGGACCATCGCTTCCATGGTGCTGCAGGGAAAGAAGGAGCTTCTCCTTCCGCATGCGAGCGGTTACCTCAGGGAAAAACCACTCCTTTCAGCGGATGAAGATATGAAGGCAAAGCAATTCTTCGGGTTTCCCCTTCTCTTCGATGAAGAGGCATTCGGTCTTACCGGTTTTGCGACGCTCTCGGATGTGGTTTTAAGGGATAGCGTCATAGGCCTGCTGAGAGACATCTCTTCGCTACTGTCGCTCTATTTTATCCGGACGTGGACGAAGGGAACTCTCGAGAGAGGAAGGCACGTTGATCCGGTAACAGGTGCGCTGCTTTTTGCCTCATTCTTCAAGAGCGCTGAGGCGTGGATCGAAGAGCGAAAGGATTTCTCACTGGTCTCTGTGAATGTGCCGGGTTTCCATCACTACAACCGGATGCTCGGCGTAGAGGCTGCCGAGAGGGTGCTCAGGAGAATAGCGCAGAGCGTCAAGGAGTGTCTGGGCAAGGCAGCGCTTGTGACGAGGGACGGGGGAAGCCATTTCTACGCTGTCACCCGGGACCCTCACGCGCTGGAGCCGGAAAACCTTGCACGCGTGCTCAACTATACGATCCAGAGTGCTATGGCAGACAGCAGGATTGAACCAAAAGGGGCTTTGCAGATAGGCGTGGTCGAGTTTCCGGGAGATGGCTTGGACCTCTGGGGACTGCTTGACCGGGCGGATGAAAGAGGAGAACGACACTCTTATACCAATAAGGGGGCACACGTATGA
- a CDS encoding TIGR00269 family protein, with protein MKCRVCGKEANIRLSAYNTALCAEDFLAFFERRVARTIQKYKLITEADVPLVAVSGGKDSLSLWYILDSAGFPADGIYIDLGIDEYSHISFDKARMMAARLGRKLYRFSLPALFRKGIGDLSKLMKRAPCSLCGVLKRYLMNKACLDCGYTVLATGHNLDDEASALFGNLLYWKEEYLFKKDVALQGKGDYLAKKVKPFFLCSEREAAAYALLRQIDYVYEECPYSIGAKSLLYKELLNKIEMTSPATKIRFVKGYLDRVKEQEVRVDPKRCARCGYPSYTDICNVCSLFERFGTGDGLHVECYGQTGETPGQETSFEADRV; from the coding sequence ATGAAGTGCAGGGTATGCGGCAAGGAAGCAAACATACGCCTGAGTGCCTACAATACAGCCCTCTGCGCTGAAGATTTCCTGGCCTTTTTTGAGAGGAGAGTTGCTCGCACCATCCAGAAGTATAAGCTGATCACGGAAGCAGATGTGCCTCTCGTAGCGGTGTCAGGGGGTAAGGACAGCCTCTCTCTCTGGTATATCCTCGACAGCGCGGGCTTCCCCGCCGACGGCATATACATCGATCTGGGTATCGACGAGTACTCACACATCTCTTTCGATAAGGCGAGGATGATGGCCGCCCGTCTGGGTAGAAAGCTCTACAGGTTTTCACTGCCCGCGCTCTTTCGCAAAGGCATCGGCGATCTTTCAAAGCTCATGAAGAGAGCGCCGTGTTCTCTGTGCGGCGTGTTGAAGAGATACCTTATGAACAAAGCGTGCCTCGATTGTGGTTACACAGTGCTTGCCACAGGCCACAATCTTGATGATGAAGCATCTGCGCTCTTCGGCAATCTTCTCTACTGGAAAGAAGAGTACCTCTTCAAGAAGGACGTCGCACTGCAGGGAAAGGGCGATTATCTCGCAAAAAAAGTGAAGCCGTTCTTCCTGTGCTCCGAGAGAGAGGCAGCAGCGTATGCCTTGCTTCGGCAAATAGATTATGTGTATGAAGAGTGCCCCTATTCGATCGGTGCGAAAAGCCTGCTCTACAAGGAGTTGCTCAACAAGATAGAAATGACCTCTCCTGCGACGAAGATCAGGTTCGTGAAAGGCTATCTCGATAGAGTGAAAGAACAGGAAGTGCGAGTCGATCCCAAAAGGTGCGCACGCTGTGGCTATCCTTCGTACACAGATATTTGCAATGTCTGCTCGCTTTTTGAGCGATTCGGGACGGGAGACGGGCTTCACGTAGAGTGTTATGGGCAGACGGGTGAAACCCCCGGGCAGGAGACTTCATTCGAGGCTGACCGCGTGTGA
- a CDS encoding MoaD/ThiS family protein, whose product MKVAWEGKIYEVDKPLTAGKLLEKFSLNPEAHIVVANERLVTEDSRLSHEDSVRIIRVISGG is encoded by the coding sequence ATGAAAGTGGCGTGGGAAGGGAAAATATACGAGGTTGATAAACCGCTGACTGCGGGTAAGCTTCTGGAAAAATTTTCGTTGAACCCTGAAGCCCATATTGTTGTGGCAAACGAGAGGCTGGTCACCGAAGACTCCAGGCTCTCTCACGAGGACAGCGTAAGAATAATCAGGGTGATATCAGGCGGATGA
- a CDS encoding 50S ribosomal protein L11 methyltransferase, with protein MYDLIYIYEFKGDLSREIAGIKDADYVGFWKESGYSFLFFKQPKRQYLEKLSIPIRSELTIRHEDWESGAPLRMIKVGNITLHPPWETPSKSEGLHICIDPGMAFGSGYHPSTKGCLLLLQNLFSHSAPETVLDLGTGTGLLSIVCLKLGSMRACAVDNNNLSIEMARLNRRLNSVTEQMHIVMADALDLVCLPAELLVANMHYAVIDEITRLEAFYTKRYYLLSGLLASESYKISERLRERLTLVDTWADNFWFSHLFKSKL; from the coding sequence ATGTACGATCTCATCTACATTTACGAGTTCAAAGGAGACCTGAGTCGTGAGATTGCGGGGATCAAGGATGCAGACTATGTCGGATTCTGGAAGGAATCGGGATACTCATTTCTATTTTTCAAACAACCAAAGCGACAGTACCTGGAAAAACTTTCGATACCCATTCGTTCTGAGTTGACCATCAGGCATGAGGACTGGGAGTCGGGTGCACCGCTCCGCATGATTAAGGTGGGCAACATAACGCTTCATCCCCCGTGGGAAACTCCGTCGAAGAGTGAGGGCTTGCACATCTGCATTGATCCCGGCATGGCATTCGGTTCGGGATATCACCCAAGCACCAAGGGCTGCCTGCTGCTCCTTCAGAATTTATTCAGTCACTCAGCACCCGAAACAGTGCTCGACCTGGGCACAGGTACAGGCCTGCTCTCGATAGTCTGTCTCAAGTTGGGCTCAATGCGTGCCTGCGCTGTTGACAACAATAACCTTTCGATTGAGATGGCACGTTTGAACAGGCGCCTCAACAGCGTCACGGAACAGATGCACATCGTCATGGCTGATGCATTGGATCTCGTGTGCCTTCCGGCCGAACTCCTCGTTGCCAACATGCACTATGCGGTCATAGATGAGATAACGCGACTCGAAGCCTTCTACACGAAGAGGTATTACCTGCTTTCAGGTCTCCTCGCCAGCGAGAGTTACAAAATATCTGAGCGCCTGAGAGAAAGGCTAACGCTCGTTGACACCTGGGCTGATAACTTCTGGTTCAGCCACCTCTTTAAGAGCAAACTCTAA
- a CDS encoding ATP-binding protein — MKEDTKGLSYFVTKKVGKAIWDYRMIQDGDRILIAVSGGKDSLSLLRIMKERMKFVPIQYEIIACHVDMGFEWIRTDLLTRHFEDEGVRYVMTHPTDPLHKEGETFGCFWCSWTRRKRFYAVAKELGCSKIALGHHMDDITETLLLNLLFNGEICTMRPYQEMFGGEVALIRPLAYVEEQELVRLAERLDLPVIKSRCPHAKTSKRRLAKSLIQEAEQHSRAVKKNLFRSLQRVRKEYLLGYENIPVTPRSGRANTKS; from the coding sequence ATGAAAGAAGATACTAAAGGCCTCTCCTACTTTGTCACCAAGAAGGTGGGGAAGGCTATATGGGACTACAGGATGATTCAGGATGGCGATCGGATTTTGATCGCGGTCTCCGGGGGAAAAGACAGCCTTTCTCTTCTCAGGATCATGAAGGAACGGATGAAGTTCGTGCCGATACAGTACGAAATAATCGCGTGCCACGTGGACATGGGCTTTGAATGGATAAGAACAGATCTGTTGACCAGACACTTTGAAGACGAGGGCGTGCGCTATGTAATGACCCATCCCACGGATCCTTTGCATAAAGAGGGCGAAACCTTCGGCTGCTTCTGGTGCAGTTGGACCAGACGCAAAAGGTTCTATGCTGTGGCGAAAGAACTGGGTTGTTCCAAGATTGCCTTAGGACACCACATGGACGATATAACGGAAACGCTTCTCCTGAATCTTCTCTTCAACGGGGAGATTTGTACGATGAGGCCCTATCAGGAGATGTTCGGAGGCGAAGTAGCGTTGATCAGACCCCTGGCTTACGTGGAAGAGCAGGAGCTGGTGAGACTCGCCGAACGACTTGATCTCCCGGTCATCAAGTCTCGATGCCCTCACGCGAAGACGTCAAAGCGCAGACTCGCGAAAAGCTTGATACAGGAGGCGGAGCAGCACAGCAGGGCTGTTAAGAAAAATCTTTTCAGGAGCTTGCAGCGAGTGCGCAAGGAGTACCTGCTCGGCTATGAAAACATACCGGTGACACCGCGCTCAGGCAGGGCGAATACGAAATCTTAA
- a CDS encoding flavodoxin family protein: MKTVILFGSPRKKGNTRRLVDAFSETMKKNGHDVRLLNLNDMNVRPCQGCLACAKEGKCRINDDMKDLRKYMMESELIVYATPTYWWGPSSQLKLVIDRSIVFFDENMDSRIKGKKVITLMTCADKSLDTFSPALDSFKRTFDALSMTYLGGVEAAGCEGMGEVSKKALEQTRKLAASLT; this comes from the coding sequence ATGAAAACAGTAATTCTCTTCGGAAGCCCGCGAAAAAAAGGCAATACGCGACGGCTCGTCGATGCGTTCTCCGAAACCATGAAGAAGAACGGCCATGATGTCAGGCTTCTTAACCTGAACGACATGAATGTGCGCCCCTGCCAGGGGTGCCTCGCGTGCGCCAAGGAAGGTAAATGCAGAATCAACGACGACATGAAGGATTTGCGAAAATATATGATGGAATCGGAGCTTATTGTATATGCGACGCCGACGTACTGGTGGGGCCCCTCTTCCCAGTTGAAGCTGGTGATTGACCGCTCGATCGTTTTCTTTGACGAGAATATGGATTCGAGAATCAAAGGCAAGAAGGTTATCACCCTGATGACTTGCGCGGATAAGTCTCTTGACACGTTCAGCCCTGCCCTCGACTCGTTCAAAAGAACATTCGATGCCCTGTCGATGACCTATCTCGGGGGTGTTGAGGCTGCGGGTTGCGAAGGAATGGGGGAAGTGAGTAAGAAAGCTTTGGAACAAACGAGAAAACTGGCAGCGTCTTTAACATGA
- the acs gene encoding acetate--CoA ligase, with translation MAEQKTITSMMAETRTFPPSAEFVAQAYIKSRAEYEKLYKQSMDDPEGFWGGVASELHWFKKWDKINEEDFQDAKIKWFLNGKTNIAYNCLDYQVEKGKGDKVAIIFQGEPDEDAKKYTYKDMLREVSKFANVLKKKGVKKGDRVAIYLPMIAELPIAMLACARIGAVHTIVFGGFSAEALRDRIIDGGAKILVTANGYWRSGKMVSSKASADQALDLCEKAGHKVEQAIVVKRLDKFDVPMKAGRDSWWHEEMAGADDKCPVEQMDAEDPLFILYTSGSTGKPKGVMHTVGGYMVYTYLTFKWIFDYKDKDIFWCTADIGWVTGHSYIVYGPLSNGATSIVFESVPTFPQPDRFWQIVEKFKVSIFYTAPTAIRAIMREGDQWPAKRDLSSLRLLGSVGEPINPEAWIWYYKVIGKERCPIVDTWWQTETGGILITPLPGAWFLKPGSATLPFPGVAAETIRQDGTPTAVNEGGYLVIKRSWPGIMRGVYGEPDRFKQTYFVQYPGVYFTGDGARKDEDGYFWLMGRVDDVVNVSGHRIGTAEVESALVSHKSVAEAAVVGFPHDLKGEDLYAFVILKAGFSPSDDLKKELVAHVRKEIGPIASPGKLQFSPGLPKTRSGKIMRRILRKIASGEIDQLGDTTTLADPSVVDDLVKHRL, from the coding sequence ATGGCAGAGCAAAAAACCATCACCAGCATGATGGCGGAAACCCGTACATTTCCGCCCAGCGCAGAATTCGTGGCCCAAGCTTATATAAAGAGCAGGGCAGAGTACGAGAAGCTCTACAAGCAGTCAATGGACGACCCCGAAGGCTTCTGGGGCGGCGTTGCATCAGAACTGCACTGGTTCAAGAAGTGGGATAAGATCAACGAAGAAGACTTCCAGGATGCAAAAATCAAGTGGTTCCTCAATGGCAAAACCAACATCGCATACAACTGCCTTGATTACCAGGTCGAGAAGGGAAAAGGCGATAAGGTAGCCATCATCTTCCAGGGCGAGCCTGATGAAGATGCGAAAAAATACACCTACAAGGACATGCTGAGAGAGGTCTCCAAATTTGCCAACGTCCTTAAGAAAAAAGGCGTGAAGAAGGGTGACAGGGTTGCCATCTATCTGCCCATGATCGCTGAGCTGCCTATTGCTATGCTTGCCTGCGCGAGGATTGGGGCAGTGCATACAATCGTGTTCGGCGGCTTCTCCGCAGAAGCTTTGAGAGACAGGATTATTGATGGTGGGGCAAAGATTCTGGTCACCGCTAACGGTTACTGGAGATCAGGCAAGATGGTCAGCTCGAAGGCATCTGCCGACCAGGCCCTTGACCTTTGTGAGAAGGCAGGCCACAAGGTTGAACAGGCTATCGTGGTGAAAAGACTCGACAAGTTTGATGTTCCCATGAAAGCGGGAAGAGACTCGTGGTGGCATGAAGAGATGGCTGGTGCAGATGACAAGTGTCCTGTGGAGCAGATGGATGCTGAGGATCCTCTCTTCATTCTCTACACGTCAGGGTCTACCGGCAAGCCGAAAGGTGTTATGCACACCGTAGGCGGCTACATGGTCTATACGTATCTCACCTTCAAGTGGATATTCGACTACAAGGACAAGGATATTTTCTGGTGCACCGCCGACATCGGCTGGGTAACCGGGCACTCCTACATTGTGTACGGTCCTCTCAGCAACGGCGCAACATCGATCGTCTTCGAGAGCGTTCCCACCTTTCCGCAGCCCGACAGGTTCTGGCAGATCGTCGAGAAATTCAAAGTCAGCATTTTCTACACGGCGCCGACAGCCATCAGGGCGATCATGAGGGAAGGCGATCAGTGGCCTGCAAAGAGAGACCTTTCTTCGCTGAGACTCCTTGGTTCTGTGGGCGAGCCGATTAACCCGGAAGCGTGGATATGGTACTACAAGGTGATCGGCAAGGAACGCTGCCCGATCGTGGATACCTGGTGGCAGACAGAAACGGGCGGCATCCTGATCACGCCGCTCCCCGGCGCCTGGTTCCTCAAGCCCGGTTCGGCAACACTGCCCTTCCCGGGCGTCGCGGCAGAAACGATACGGCAGGACGGAACCCCGACGGCGGTTAACGAGGGCGGCTACCTGGTTATTAAGAGATCATGGCCCGGCATCATGAGAGGCGTGTACGGTGAGCCGGACAGATTCAAACAGACGTACTTTGTGCAGTACCCGGGCGTCTATTTCACGGGTGACGGCGCAAGAAAAGACGAAGACGGCTATTTCTGGCTGATGGGACGCGTCGACGACGTGGTCAATGTGTCCGGGCACCGTATCGGCACGGCCGAGGTCGAGAGCGCGCTTGTTTCGCACAAGTCGGTTGCAGAAGCAGCAGTCGTTGGATTCCCGCACGATCTGAAGGGCGAGGATCTCTACGCATTCGTCATCCTGAAGGCCGGCTTCTCGCCGAGCGATGATCTCAAGAAAGAACTCGTCGCCCACGTGAGAAAAGAGATCGGGCCGATCGCATCCCCTGGAAAACTGCAGTTCTCCCCTGGTCTGCCCAAGACGAGGTCGGGCAAGATCATGAGAAGAATCCTGAGAAAGATCGCCTCCGGCGAGATTGACCAGTTGGGCGATACCACGACGCTGGCTGATCCGTCCGTTGTGGACGACCTGGTAAAGCACAGGCTGTAG
- the rpmB gene encoding 50S ribosomal protein L28, with the protein MARVCDICGKGKQVGNNVSHANNKTKRQWLPNLQMVRIVKNGSTVKAKVCTKCIKKGLITKAS; encoded by the coding sequence ATGGCACGGGTCTGTGACATATGCGGCAAAGGGAAGCAGGTAGGCAATAACGTCAGTCATGCGAATAACAAGACCAAGAGGCAATGGCTACCCAACCTGCAGATGGTGAGAATAGTCAAGAACGGTTCAACTGTGAAGGCGAAGGTCTGCACAAAGTGCATCAAGAAAGGGCTTATTACCAAGGCAAGCTAG
- a CDS encoding bifunctional (p)ppGpp synthetase/guanosine-3',5'-bis(diphosphate) 3'-pyrophosphohydrolase, with protein MVRFNDIVEEILKYNPQADVDLLERAYVLSAQVHRGAVRLSGEPYLIHPLEVAFMLTKMSLDVPSVVSGLLHDTVEDSYLTKEQLKEYFGTEIAELVDGVTKISRIEVQSSEESRAETLRKMILAMSKDIRVILIKLADRYHNMQTLKFLSPEKQKEIARETLEIYAPIAHRLGIEWMKGELEDLAFKYLDSDEYKTLKENIAKRKKERDAYISEVKELLKNRLAEVNLKAEVSGRAKRLYSIYRKMLQDDLSLDEISDITAFRVIVATVKECYEALGYIHALFKPIPGKFKDYIALPKANMYQSLHTSVIGPHGEKIEIQIRTPEMHQIAEEGIAAHWKYKEGTVFDPKEDRVFGWLRRVIEWQKELKDSKEFLEIFKIDLFPDEVYVFTPKGDVRELPKGATPVDFAYAIHSELGHRCVGAKVNGKMVPLRTRLQSGDTVEVLTNPTHKPSKDWLKFVVTSKAKTKLRQWIKEEQRGRSIELGRTLIEKETAKHGLNFSKMLKSGELEALAKEFSFDTTDDLFAGVGYGLYTALQVLGKVLPESEKVSKITKIISSIKRGRGDAVKIKGIDGLVVRFAKCCNPIPGDNILGFISRGRGLTVHLADCPNVHAYDDQRKVEVSWQDNKDYAYPVKLRVQGGDKKGLLSEVTNIISAGKANILNAQVMTYPDRTATSIFEIEIVNAAQLQKIVKSIQKIKEVRSVERMRSNP; from the coding sequence ATGGTCCGCTTCAACGACATAGTTGAGGAGATTCTCAAGTACAATCCCCAAGCTGATGTAGACCTGCTCGAGCGGGCGTATGTCTTATCCGCGCAGGTGCACAGGGGAGCCGTCAGGCTTTCCGGAGAACCTTACCTTATTCACCCTCTTGAAGTTGCTTTCATGCTGACGAAGATGAGTCTGGATGTACCGAGCGTGGTCTCAGGCCTTCTTCACGATACCGTCGAAGATTCGTACCTTACCAAGGAGCAGCTGAAGGAGTATTTCGGGACGGAAATCGCCGAACTGGTGGACGGTGTTACCAAGATCAGCAGGATCGAGGTACAGAGTTCTGAAGAATCGCGCGCTGAAACCCTCCGCAAGATGATCCTGGCAATGAGCAAGGATATACGGGTGATCCTGATCAAGCTCGCTGATCGATATCATAATATGCAGACACTGAAATTCCTTTCTCCTGAGAAACAAAAGGAGATAGCTCGCGAGACCCTCGAAATTTACGCGCCGATTGCCCATAGGCTCGGCATTGAGTGGATGAAGGGCGAGCTGGAAGACCTTGCGTTTAAATACCTCGATTCAGATGAGTACAAAACCCTAAAAGAGAACATTGCCAAGAGGAAGAAAGAACGAGATGCTTACATCAGCGAGGTCAAGGAACTCCTCAAAAACCGGCTGGCCGAAGTCAACTTAAAGGCTGAGGTGTCAGGCCGGGCAAAAAGACTCTACAGTATTTACAGGAAGATGCTTCAGGATGACCTGAGTCTTGATGAGATTTCAGACATCACCGCATTCCGCGTGATCGTGGCTACCGTGAAAGAGTGTTACGAGGCGCTCGGCTACATACATGCGCTCTTTAAACCGATCCCCGGAAAATTCAAGGACTATATAGCGTTACCCAAAGCCAATATGTACCAGTCGCTTCACACTTCTGTCATAGGCCCCCATGGGGAGAAGATAGAGATTCAGATACGGACCCCGGAAATGCACCAGATCGCGGAAGAGGGCATTGCCGCCCATTGGAAGTACAAGGAGGGCACTGTTTTTGACCCCAAAGAGGACAGGGTTTTTGGCTGGCTGAGAAGGGTCATTGAATGGCAAAAGGAACTGAAGGACAGCAAGGAGTTCCTGGAAATATTCAAAATCGACCTTTTCCCGGATGAAGTCTACGTGTTCACGCCCAAGGGAGACGTGAGAGAGTTGCCAAAAGGGGCGACGCCTGTCGATTTCGCGTACGCGATCCATTCTGAGCTGGGGCACCGATGCGTAGGTGCGAAGGTGAACGGAAAAATGGTGCCGCTTCGAACGCGACTTCAAAGTGGCGATACGGTGGAGGTGCTCACAAACCCGACGCACAAGCCCAGCAAAGACTGGTTGAAATTTGTTGTTACCTCAAAGGCCAAAACCAAGCTCAGGCAATGGATCAAGGAAGAGCAGCGGGGACGCAGCATCGAATTAGGCAGGACGCTCATCGAGAAAGAAACGGCCAAACATGGTTTGAACTTCTCGAAAATGCTGAAATCGGGCGAACTGGAGGCGCTGGCCAAAGAATTCAGTTTCGACACGACCGATGACCTTTTTGCCGGCGTGGGCTACGGCCTGTATACAGCTCTGCAGGTGCTCGGTAAAGTGTTGCCCGAGTCTGAAAAGGTCAGCAAGATCACCAAAATCATAAGCTCGATAAAGAGGGGTAGGGGTGATGCGGTCAAGATAAAAGGAATCGACGGATTGGTGGTCAGGTTTGCCAAATGCTGCAATCCCATACCGGGTGACAATATTCTCGGCTTCATCTCGCGCGGAAGGGGGCTGACGGTTCACCTTGCCGACTGTCCCAATGTGCATGCGTATGACGATCAGCGGAAGGTGGAAGTCTCATGGCAGGATAATAAAGACTACGCTTACCCGGTGAAGCTGCGCGTGCAGGGCGGGGACAAGAAAGGCCTGCTTTCAGAGGTAACAAATATTATTTCTGCGGGTAAGGCGAATATTCTGAACGCCCAGGTGATGACCTATCCCGACCGTACGGCCACGAGCATCTTCGAGATTGAGATCGTCAACGCCGCACAGCTCCAGAAGATCGTCAAGTCGATTCAGAAAATAAAAGAGGTGAGGTCAGTCGAAAGAATGAGGAGTAACCCCTAG